A genomic region of Salinibacter pepae contains the following coding sequences:
- a CDS encoding putative monovalent cation/H+ antiporter subunit A codes for MAILFAVFSGFVLALASPWLTPLTGRATGWVYGLLPAAITGTLATLVGRVAAGETLRVSYAWVPGLNVNLSFYVDGLSLFFALLITGIGTLIFVYAGGYLKGHHHLGRFFSYLSMFMAAMVGLVLADNLITFYIFFELTSFASFVLIGFNHDEAPSRRAAWQALLVTKAGGLALLVGFILMQQATGTFQISAILESGDVIRQHSFYLPIVLLVLAGAFTKSAQFPFYFWLPNAMEAPTPVSAYLHSATMVKAGIYVMARFHPVLSGTDLWMWVVGGIGALTMVLSAWLALQYTDMKAILAYTTIMALGLLTMLLGLGTEVAVEACMVFVLVHAFYKAALFMVAGAIDHEVHVRDITKLRGLWTRMPVTGAAAALAALSMAGIPPFFGFVGKELIYKAATHFDPAAVAVTVASVLANVALVASAGLLVIRPFSGEVNDVTEHAHRPAAGLWFGPVVLAVFSVGLGLAPWLLDAAVLGPSAGAVLGASIAPHLALWHGVTLELGLSAVTVAAGVGTYLAWTGLRTNVAFQQFERWLGTGLDHGYDNVVDGLLSVGRWQTNVLQSGVLRRYLTIVLGTTIALVGGAFYHYGFFGGPISVAGVAGHEWVLAILSVVGAFGTLFFRSRIGLITSLGVSGFSIALLFLAFGAPDLAKTQFLIETLTVILVVLILTAVSDVKETLTMGQKVTNGAVAAGMGVVVSGLILAVLKLPFENPMGDYYAQNTYVEGEGHNIVNTILVDFRALDTLGEITVLLVAGFGIYALLRMGTAPDPNAEENPPPEDASAPIEQAEQTQQVP; via the coding sequence ATGGCAATTCTGTTTGCCGTCTTCTCGGGCTTTGTGCTCGCCCTCGCCTCTCCCTGGCTGACACCGCTTACAGGGCGGGCCACGGGGTGGGTCTACGGGCTGCTGCCGGCCGCCATCACGGGGACGCTGGCGACCCTCGTGGGGCGCGTGGCGGCGGGGGAGACGCTCCGGGTGTCCTACGCCTGGGTGCCGGGACTGAACGTCAACCTGTCGTTTTACGTCGATGGGCTGAGCCTCTTTTTCGCGCTCCTCATCACCGGCATCGGGACCCTGATCTTTGTCTATGCCGGGGGCTACCTGAAGGGGCACCACCATCTGGGCCGCTTCTTTAGCTACCTGTCGATGTTTATGGCCGCCATGGTGGGGCTGGTGTTGGCGGACAACCTGATCACGTTCTACATTTTCTTCGAGCTGACGAGCTTCGCCTCGTTCGTCCTGATCGGCTTCAACCACGACGAGGCGCCCTCGCGGCGGGCGGCCTGGCAGGCGCTGCTGGTCACCAAGGCCGGCGGGCTCGCGCTGCTCGTCGGGTTCATCCTCATGCAGCAGGCGACGGGCACCTTTCAGATCTCCGCCATCCTAGAGTCCGGCGACGTGATTCGCCAGCACAGCTTCTACCTGCCCATTGTCCTGCTGGTGCTGGCCGGGGCGTTCACGAAGTCGGCCCAGTTTCCCTTCTACTTCTGGCTCCCCAACGCGATGGAGGCGCCCACGCCGGTAAGCGCCTACCTCCACTCCGCGACGATGGTGAAGGCCGGCATCTACGTGATGGCCCGCTTCCACCCCGTGCTGTCGGGGACCGACCTCTGGATGTGGGTCGTGGGCGGGATCGGGGCCCTGACGATGGTCCTCAGCGCCTGGCTCGCCCTGCAGTACACCGACATGAAGGCGATCCTGGCCTACACCACCATCATGGCCCTCGGGCTCCTGACGATGCTGCTGGGGCTGGGGACCGAGGTCGCCGTGGAGGCCTGCATGGTCTTTGTTCTGGTGCATGCCTTCTACAAGGCGGCCCTCTTCATGGTGGCGGGGGCAATCGACCACGAGGTGCACGTCCGCGACATTACGAAACTGCGCGGCCTGTGGACCCGGATGCCCGTGACCGGGGCGGCGGCCGCCCTGGCCGCCCTGTCGATGGCCGGCATTCCGCCGTTCTTCGGGTTCGTGGGGAAGGAGTTGATCTACAAAGCGGCGACCCACTTTGACCCGGCCGCGGTGGCGGTTACGGTGGCCTCGGTGCTGGCGAACGTGGCGCTGGTTGCGTCCGCCGGCCTGCTGGTGATTCGGCCGTTCTCCGGCGAGGTGAACGACGTGACGGAGCATGCCCACCGGCCCGCCGCCGGGCTCTGGTTCGGGCCGGTCGTCCTGGCGGTCTTCAGTGTGGGGCTCGGCCTGGCGCCGTGGCTGCTCGACGCTGCGGTCCTCGGCCCGTCGGCCGGGGCGGTGCTGGGCGCCTCCATTGCGCCGCACCTCGCCCTCTGGCACGGCGTCACGCTCGAACTGGGGCTTAGCGCCGTGACCGTCGCGGCGGGCGTGGGAACGTACCTGGCCTGGACCGGCCTCCGCACCAACGTGGCGTTCCAGCAGTTTGAGCGCTGGCTCGGGACGGGCCTCGACCACGGGTACGACAATGTCGTCGACGGGCTCCTGAGCGTGGGGCGGTGGCAGACAAATGTGCTGCAGAGCGGGGTTCTGCGCCGCTACCTCACGATTGTCTTGGGGACGACCATCGCGCTCGTGGGGGGCGCTTTCTACCACTACGGGTTCTTCGGCGGGCCGATTTCGGTGGCCGGGGTGGCGGGCCACGAGTGGGTGCTGGCGATCCTGTCGGTGGTCGGGGCGTTCGGGACCCTCTTCTTCCGGTCGCGCATCGGCCTCATCACGTCGCTCGGCGTCTCCGGCTTCAGCATTGCCCTGCTCTTTCTGGCCTTCGGCGCGCCGGACCTGGCCAAGACCCAGTTCCTCATCGAGACGCTGACGGTCATCCTCGTCGTGCTCATCCTGACCGCCGTTTCGGACGTGAAGGAGACGCTCACGATGGGGCAGAAGGTCACGAACGGCGCCGTGGCGGCCGGGATGGGGGTCGTCGTGTCGGGGCTGATCCTGGCCGTCCTCAAGCTGCCCTTCGAGAACCCGATGGGGGACTACTACGCGCAGAACACGTACGTCGAGGGGGAGGGGCATAACATCGTCAACACCATCCTGGTCGACTTCCGGGCCCTGGACACGCTCGGGGAGATCACGGTGCTGCTGGTCGCGGGCTTCGGCATCTACGCCCTTCTGCGCATGGGAACGGCGCCGGACCCCAACGCCGAGGAGAATCCCCCTCCCGAGGACGCATCCGCGCCGATCGAACAGGCTGAACAGACCCAACAGGTACCGTGA
- a CDS encoding Na+/H+ antiporter subunit D, which produces MSAHLLIILPLIIPFVAAVAALLFARWPTVQKGINIVSMGGILAASLGLLSRITEQGIQVTTIGDWPVPFGIVFVVDHLSVVMLIVSAIIGLAVAVYAVPDVDETRVRFGFYPFFNLLMIGINGAFLTGDLFNLYVWFEVMLISSFVLIVLGNTDEQLAGAVKYVVINLVSSLLFLSGVGLVYGMTGTLNMAELSLALSEVGQPGLVTVVAMLFLISFGIKAALFPLFFWLPASYHTPPASVSAFFAGLLTKVGVYALFRVFTLLFTQDVGYTHTLLLWGAGLTMVTGVLGAAVQNDFRRVLSFHIVSQIGYMIMGLALYTPLAILGGVFYIVHHIIVKANLFLVSGVAKRLRGSFSLKSLDGLYAYHPWLAALFIIPAFSLAGFPPLSGFWAKLILTIAGIETGAYWIVAVAVAVGLFTMFSMTKIWVKAFLPGGGGDLADAVSSMGLGTRVMYVPIAGLAALTIMISVFAGPVYDLAERSADELYNSSEYVEAVLNHEKSAADAGPRPGVDGRTGRVHAR; this is translated from the coding sequence ATGTCCGCCCATCTTCTGATCATCCTGCCGCTGATCATCCCGTTCGTGGCGGCGGTGGCGGCGCTCTTGTTTGCCCGATGGCCCACGGTGCAGAAGGGCATCAACATCGTCAGCATGGGGGGCATCCTGGCGGCGTCGCTGGGGCTCCTGTCCCGGATCACGGAGCAGGGCATTCAGGTCACGACGATTGGGGACTGGCCCGTGCCGTTCGGGATCGTGTTTGTGGTGGACCACCTGAGCGTGGTCATGCTCATCGTGTCCGCCATCATTGGCCTGGCCGTGGCCGTCTACGCGGTGCCGGACGTCGACGAGACGCGGGTGCGATTTGGGTTCTACCCGTTCTTCAACCTGCTCATGATCGGCATCAACGGGGCCTTTCTAACGGGGGACCTCTTCAACCTCTACGTGTGGTTCGAGGTCATGCTGATCTCCTCGTTCGTGCTGATCGTGCTGGGCAACACGGACGAGCAGCTCGCCGGGGCGGTCAAGTACGTCGTGATCAACCTGGTGTCGTCGCTCCTCTTCCTGTCCGGCGTGGGGCTGGTGTACGGGATGACGGGCACGCTCAACATGGCCGAGCTTTCGCTGGCCCTGTCCGAGGTCGGCCAGCCGGGGCTGGTGACGGTGGTGGCGATGCTGTTCCTGATCTCCTTCGGCATCAAGGCGGCGCTCTTTCCGCTCTTCTTCTGGCTGCCGGCCTCCTACCACACGCCGCCCGCGTCGGTCTCGGCCTTCTTCGCGGGCCTGCTGACCAAGGTGGGCGTGTACGCGCTCTTTCGGGTCTTCACGCTGCTCTTCACCCAGGACGTGGGCTACACCCATACGCTTCTGCTGTGGGGGGCGGGGCTCACGATGGTGACGGGCGTGCTCGGGGCCGCCGTGCAAAACGACTTCCGGCGCGTGCTCTCCTTCCACATCGTCAGCCAGATCGGCTACATGATCATGGGGCTCGCGCTGTACACGCCGCTGGCCATCCTCGGCGGGGTGTTCTACATCGTCCACCACATCATCGTGAAGGCGAACCTGTTCCTCGTCAGTGGGGTGGCGAAGCGCCTGCGGGGCTCCTTTAGCCTCAAGTCGCTCGACGGCCTCTACGCGTATCATCCCTGGCTGGCGGCCCTCTTCATCATCCCGGCGTTCTCGCTGGCCGGCTTCCCGCCGCTCTCCGGCTTTTGGGCAAAACTGATCCTGACGATCGCGGGCATTGAGACGGGGGCCTACTGGATTGTGGCGGTGGCCGTCGCCGTGGGGCTCTTTACGATGTTCTCGATGACGAAGATCTGGGTGAAGGCCTTTCTTCCGGGGGGCGGGGGCGACCTGGCGGACGCGGTGTCGTCGATGGGCTTGGGCACGCGCGTCATGTACGTGCCGATTGCCGGGCTTGCGGCCCTCACAATCATGATTAGTGTCTTTGCCGGGCCGGTGTACGACCTCGCCGAGCGCTCGGCGGACGAGCTCTACAATTCCTCTGAATACGTCGAAGCGGTGCTCAACCATGAAAAATCTGCTGCTGACGCTGGTCCTCGCCCTGGTGTGGACGGCCGTACAGGGCGCGTTCACGCTCGCTAA
- a CDS encoding NADH-quinone oxidoreductase subunit K yields METLLALVTGAMVAISVYLLLQRDLVRKIIGVVVLSNGIHLLIFAMGRVTRAASPLIPAGEKYPPEVIANPLSQALILTAIVIGFGLLAFSLVLVYRLHESSGSADADSIIEATLGDR; encoded by the coding sequence ATGGAAACCCTCCTTGCCCTCGTCACCGGCGCGATGGTCGCCATCAGCGTCTACCTGCTGCTGCAGCGCGACCTGGTGCGAAAGATTATCGGCGTGGTCGTCCTCTCGAACGGCATTCACCTGCTGATCTTCGCGATGGGGCGGGTGACGCGGGCCGCGTCGCCGCTCATTCCGGCCGGCGAGAAGTACCCGCCCGAGGTCATTGCGAATCCGCTCTCCCAGGCCCTCATCCTGACGGCCATCGTGATCGGGTTTGGGCTGCTGGCCTTTTCGCTCGTGCTCGTCTACCGGCTGCACGAGTCCAGCGGGTCGGCCGACGCCGACTCCATCATTGAGGCGACCCTCGGCGACCGATAG
- a CDS encoding Na+/H+ antiporter subunit E, which translates to MKNLLLTLVLALVWTAVQGAFTLANFALGFVLAYGVLRLLRPLLGEASYDQRIWHKASLAGFFVKELINSSVRVAWETITPGYHMRAGILAVPLSVRSDLGITLFANLISLTPGTLSLDVSEDREYLYIHTMYIDQGEEEDILHLKRTLERRIILALGAESTETPPPISDAAPAP; encoded by the coding sequence ATGAAAAATCTGCTGCTGACGCTGGTCCTCGCCCTGGTGTGGACGGCCGTACAGGGCGCGTTCACGCTCGCTAACTTTGCGCTCGGCTTCGTCCTCGCCTACGGGGTGCTTCGGCTGTTGCGGCCCCTGCTCGGGGAGGCCAGCTACGACCAGCGCATCTGGCACAAGGCGTCCCTGGCGGGCTTCTTCGTGAAGGAGCTCATCAACTCGAGCGTCCGGGTGGCCTGGGAGACGATCACACCGGGCTATCACATGCGGGCGGGCATCCTCGCCGTGCCGCTGTCCGTGCGGTCGGACCTGGGGATCACGCTCTTCGCAAACCTCATCTCGCTGACGCCGGGCACGCTGAGCCTCGACGTGTCGGAGGACCGGGAGTACCTCTACATCCACACCATGTACATCGACCAGGGGGAGGAGGAAGACATCCTCCACCTGAAGCGCACGCTGGAGCGGCGCATCATTCTCGCGCTCGGTGCGGAGTCGACGGAGACGCCGCCGCCGATCTCCGACGCAGCGCCCGCCCCGTAG
- a CDS encoding monovalent cation/H+ antiporter complex subunit F, with the protein MVELSGAPAWFASACLIAIALSLVMTVVRLLRGPALPDRVVSLDLIAYQAVAFMLVYAVLEGQPAFLDVSLVLALVAFLGTVAFARYIEYFSVAEDTPAQKSE; encoded by the coding sequence ATGGTAGAGCTTAGCGGCGCTCCGGCCTGGTTTGCGTCCGCCTGTCTAATCGCGATTGCCCTCTCGCTCGTGATGACGGTGGTTCGTCTGCTGCGAGGCCCGGCCCTGCCAGACCGGGTGGTCTCGTTGGACCTCATCGCCTACCAGGCCGTCGCGTTCATGCTCGTGTACGCTGTTCTCGAGGGGCAACCTGCCTTTCTGGACGTGTCGCTGGTACTGGCCCTGGTGGCCTTCCTCGGGACGGTCGCGTTTGCCCGGTATATTGAGTACTTCTCGGTTGCGGAGGACACGCCGGCTCAGAAGTCAGAATAA
- a CDS encoding amphi-Trp domain-containing protein, protein MPDDTLYEFERNLSRADVATYLRTIADELDDSGELDFSSDEQSTTVRVPDHVEFEVELERESNDRDSSEISLELEIEWYETRDGSIAGPGSLDTE, encoded by the coding sequence ATGCCCGACGATACGCTTTACGAATTCGAGCGAAACCTGTCGCGTGCGGACGTGGCCACCTACCTCCGCACCATTGCCGACGAGCTGGACGACTCCGGAGAGCTCGACTTTTCGTCCGACGAGCAGTCCACGACCGTCCGGGTTCCCGACCACGTGGAATTCGAAGTGGAACTCGAACGCGAATCGAACGACCGGGATTCCTCCGAGATCAGCCTCGAGCTGGAGATTGAATGGTACGAGACCCGGGACGGAAGCATCGCGGGCCCCGGGTCCCTGGACACGGAGTAG
- a CDS encoding DUF2911 domain-containing protein produces the protein MSLPFSRLLPLLFSVGLLGLTATAPATAQERGNEEPRTSPNAAVSQTIGTTEVRLTYGRPQANDRTIFGELVPYGEVWRTGANEATTIAVSSDVTVEGKPLPAGTYSLYTIPGPDSWTIIFNNVANQWGTQYNQNEDALRVDVTSGSAPQHEMMTFVFEEVTNTSGTCVLYWAEARVPFEIQVAEN, from the coding sequence GTGTCCCTCCCGTTCTCTCGCCTGCTCCCCCTTCTCTTCTCTGTCGGCCTTCTCGGCCTCACGGCAACCGCCCCGGCGACCGCCCAGGAACGGGGCAACGAGGAGCCCCGCACCAGCCCCAACGCGGCAGTCTCTCAGACCATCGGCACCACCGAAGTCCGCCTCACATACGGCCGGCCACAGGCAAACGACCGGACCATTTTCGGCGAACTGGTGCCGTACGGTGAGGTCTGGCGCACCGGCGCGAACGAGGCCACGACGATCGCTGTCTCGTCGGATGTCACCGTCGAGGGCAAACCGCTGCCCGCCGGGACCTACTCGCTCTACACCATTCCGGGCCCCGACTCTTGGACAATCATCTTCAACAACGTGGCGAACCAGTGGGGCACGCAGTACAACCAGAACGAGGATGCCCTACGGGTGGACGTAACGTCCGGATCCGCCCCTCAGCACGAGATGATGACGTTCGTGTTCGAGGAGGTTACCAACACCTCCGGCACGTGTGTCCTCTACTGGGCCGAGGCACGCGTACCGTTCGAGATTCAGGTCGCCGAGAACTGA
- the mnhG gene encoding monovalent cation/H(+) antiporter subunit G, which yields MLAQQIVGIFLMTTGTLFVFVAGLGVLRLPDVYMRLHASTKAGTLGVALNAAGLVVFHPDLGIFTRAFALVLFLLLTAPVAAHMIGRASYFAREELGVSIWDGTVVDRMLDHRGEALFSTGAPEDGADASGSPS from the coding sequence ATGCTCGCCCAGCAGATTGTTGGCATTTTTCTGATGACCACGGGCACCCTGTTCGTGTTTGTCGCCGGGCTCGGGGTGCTGCGGCTGCCGGACGTCTACATGCGGCTCCATGCCTCCACCAAGGCCGGGACCTTGGGCGTAGCGCTGAACGCGGCCGGCCTCGTGGTCTTTCATCCGGACCTCGGCATCTTCACGCGCGCTTTCGCCCTGGTGCTGTTCTTGCTCCTCACGGCCCCGGTGGCCGCCCACATGATCGGGCGGGCCTCCTATTTTGCCCGGGAGGAACTGGGGGTTTCCATCTGGGACGGAACAGTCGTGGACCGCATGCTGGACCACCGGGGGGAGGCGCTGTTCTCAACCGGTGCCCCGGAGGACGGGGCTGACGCCTCGGGCTCCCCGTCTTGA
- a CDS encoding Na+/H+ antiporter subunit B — MRFSVILRTAARLLVPLILLFSIFLLLRGHNETGGGFIGGLVAGISFSLYAIAYGTAASRKSLRATPPRLMAVGLGIAVLSGVLPLFMGGALLEGLWVKWPLKVGTPVLFDVGVYLLVIGLTLMIVYELEEHNPGLFPQSAASE, encoded by the coding sequence GTGAGGTTTTCCGTCATTTTGCGCACCGCGGCGCGCCTCCTCGTGCCGCTGATCCTTCTGTTTTCGATCTTTCTGCTCCTTCGCGGGCACAACGAGACCGGCGGGGGCTTCATCGGGGGGCTCGTGGCTGGCATTTCGTTTTCCCTCTATGCGATTGCCTACGGGACGGCGGCCTCCCGCAAGTCCCTGCGGGCCACGCCCCCGCGGCTGATGGCCGTGGGGCTGGGCATTGCGGTGCTGAGCGGGGTGCTCCCGCTGTTCATGGGCGGGGCCCTGCTCGAAGGGCTGTGGGTGAAGTGGCCGTTGAAGGTCGGCACCCCCGTGCTCTTCGACGTGGGGGTCTATCTACTGGTGATCGGCTTGACCCTCATGATCGTCTACGAGCTGGAGGAGCACAATCCGGGGCTCTTTCCGCAGTCGGCCGCCTCCGAGTAG
- a CDS encoding acyl-CoA dehydrogenase: MLDTDSPRVRAVLPLLYVAWADGVLTPSEAETIRSHLRTQAWLDASTREAICDHLDPQSPPTPTQYFRWIRTLRDGAGDAAVTTRSSLAELGMALANVGGDGTALPEASRRALEDIEAALDIDGEEVVRDLLGERPEPSPVEPEAPFDTDAMRRLLDGPHAELREDIRTLLQDPVFEYQDGLGTEGYREQVLHWCEHLADQGLGALAYPDAYGGGGDMEKFIVAFETLAYHDLSLVVKFGVQFGLFGGSIHHLGTERHHEEYLDRVGTLDLPGCFAMSEWGHGSNVRELETTARYDPTTEEFVINTPHDGARKEWIGNAAAHGQVATVFAQLRTDGEEHGVHAFLVPIRADDGTPKPRVRIEDCGEKVGLNGVDNGRLWFDQVRIPRANLLDRYAQVAPDGTYDSPIPSSGKRFFTMLSTLIGGRISVARAGLSAAKSGLTIAVRYGNRRRQFGPKDEPEVPLLDYRTHKRRLLPRLATTYALHVALDDLTARFARTGRGESLEAIEAEANALKAYATWHTSATLQEAREACGGQGYRADTRIGRLRADTDVFTTFEGDNTVLMLQVAKGLLSDFQREFRDMNVWGMARFVADEVATQVQELNPVVTRKTDDEHLRALTFQQSALTYRAEKQLQNVGRRLQRRIDDGMEPFDAFVDVQDHLVQCARADAERMILERFADAVEDVEDAALRGTLTTLRRLFALSRIEADLDWFLEAGYVSGSKAKAIRGAVNDLCDEVRPQAEALVNAFGIPDALLGAPIATKPGPGPK; the protein is encoded by the coding sequence ATGCTCGATACCGACTCACCACGGGTCCGCGCCGTCCTGCCACTGCTGTACGTGGCCTGGGCCGACGGGGTGCTCACGCCGTCGGAGGCGGAGACGATCCGGAGCCACCTTCGCACGCAGGCGTGGCTCGATGCCTCCACCCGTGAGGCGATTTGCGACCACCTCGACCCCCAGTCGCCCCCCACGCCCACACAGTACTTCCGGTGGATTCGCACGCTGCGGGACGGGGCCGGGGATGCGGCAGTGACGACCCGGTCCTCCCTCGCGGAGCTCGGAATGGCCCTCGCGAACGTGGGCGGGGACGGCACGGCGCTGCCGGAGGCCTCCCGACGGGCCCTGGAAGACATCGAGGCGGCCCTTGACATTGACGGGGAGGAGGTCGTGCGCGACCTTCTCGGGGAGCGGCCCGAGCCGTCGCCCGTGGAGCCGGAGGCGCCCTTCGACACGGACGCCATGCGGCGCCTCCTCGACGGCCCCCACGCGGAGCTGCGCGAGGACATCCGCACCCTGCTTCAGGATCCGGTGTTCGAGTACCAAGACGGCCTGGGCACGGAGGGCTACCGGGAGCAGGTCCTTCACTGGTGCGAGCACCTGGCCGACCAGGGGCTCGGGGCGCTGGCCTATCCCGACGCGTACGGCGGGGGGGGCGACATGGAAAAGTTCATCGTCGCCTTCGAGACGCTCGCCTACCACGACCTGAGCCTGGTCGTCAAGTTTGGCGTGCAGTTTGGCCTGTTCGGGGGCAGCATTCATCACCTCGGTACGGAGCGGCATCACGAGGAGTACCTGGACCGGGTGGGCACCCTCGACCTGCCCGGCTGCTTCGCCATGTCGGAGTGGGGGCACGGCTCGAACGTACGGGAGCTGGAGACGACGGCCCGCTACGACCCCACGACCGAAGAGTTTGTGATCAACACGCCGCACGACGGCGCCCGGAAGGAGTGGATCGGCAACGCCGCGGCGCACGGGCAGGTGGCGACCGTCTTCGCGCAGCTCCGGACCGACGGGGAAGAGCACGGGGTCCACGCCTTCCTCGTCCCCATACGGGCCGACGACGGGACCCCGAAGCCGCGCGTCCGGATCGAGGACTGTGGCGAAAAGGTCGGCCTCAACGGCGTCGACAACGGGCGCCTCTGGTTCGACCAGGTGCGCATCCCGCGGGCGAACCTGCTCGACCGGTACGCCCAGGTCGCCCCGGACGGCACCTACGACAGTCCAATTCCCAGTTCCGGGAAGCGCTTCTTCACCATGCTGAGCACCCTGATCGGGGGGCGCATCAGCGTGGCGCGGGCGGGGCTGAGCGCGGCGAAGTCGGGCCTTACGATTGCCGTCCGCTACGGCAACCGGCGCCGCCAGTTTGGGCCGAAGGACGAACCGGAGGTGCCTCTGCTCGACTATCGCACCCACAAGCGGCGGCTTCTCCCGCGCCTGGCCACGACCTACGCCCTCCACGTTGCGCTCGACGACCTTACGGCGCGGTTTGCGCGGACCGGGCGCGGCGAGTCGCTGGAGGCCATTGAGGCGGAGGCCAACGCGCTGAAGGCGTACGCCACGTGGCACACCAGCGCCACCCTCCAGGAAGCGCGCGAGGCGTGCGGCGGCCAGGGCTACCGGGCCGACACCCGCATCGGGCGCCTCCGGGCCGATACGGACGTCTTCACGACATTCGAGGGCGATAATACCGTGCTCATGCTGCAGGTGGCCAAGGGGCTGCTCTCGGACTTCCAGCGGGAATTTCGGGACATGAACGTGTGGGGGATGGCGCGCTTCGTGGCCGACGAGGTGGCCACGCAGGTGCAGGAGCTCAACCCGGTCGTCACGCGCAAGACCGACGATGAGCACCTGCGGGCCCTCACCTTTCAGCAGAGCGCGCTCACGTACCGGGCCGAGAAACAGCTTCAGAACGTCGGCCGGCGCCTCCAGCGCCGCATCGACGATGGGATGGAGCCGTTCGATGCGTTCGTGGACGTGCAGGATCACCTCGTGCAGTGCGCCCGGGCGGACGCCGAACGGATGATCCTGGAGCGCTTCGCGGATGCGGTCGAGGACGTCGAGGACGCGGCCCTCCGCGGTACGCTCACGACGCTCCGTCGCCTGTTTGCACTGTCCCGCATCGAGGCTGATCTGGACTGGTTTCTGGAGGCCGGTTACGTGAGCGGGTCCAAGGCAAAGGCCATCCGGGGCGCCGTGAACGACCTCTGCGATGAGGTGCGTCCCCAGGCGGAGGCCCTCGTCAATGCGTTCGGCATCCCGGACGCCCTGCTGGGCGCCCCGATTGCGACGAAGCCGGGGCCCGGCCCGAAATGA
- a CDS encoding NAD-dependent epimerase/dehydratase family protein, with protein MAKLVVPGGNGFIGTAICRVAVQNGHEVAAFGRTGRPALTPARHPWVQDVEWRAADVFAPDTWQDLLDGADAVVHTIATLREHPDRSVTFDRVNAESALRAAEAAVAADVDAIVFLSVRDKPPLVPYAFLSAKRRAERALREDHPSLRTVTLRPNLVYGARKTGTPTLAAVLHQAQGMRPHPYATAEGRPLPVEFVAAAAVQAAVTPTVEGTLTVPQIDDIGRTSGLVDPNAASTPSLTPLVVGLGGTALGAWLLRRWRAS; from the coding sequence GTGGCCAAACTCGTCGTTCCCGGCGGCAATGGGTTCATCGGCACCGCAATCTGCCGCGTCGCCGTGCAAAACGGGCACGAGGTGGCCGCCTTCGGGCGCACCGGCCGGCCCGCCCTCACTCCCGCCCGGCACCCTTGGGTTCAGGACGTGGAGTGGCGCGCGGCCGACGTGTTCGCCCCGGACACCTGGCAGGACCTGCTCGACGGCGCCGACGCGGTGGTCCACACCATCGCCACCCTCCGCGAGCACCCCGATCGCAGCGTCACGTTCGACCGCGTGAACGCGGAGTCGGCGCTCCGTGCGGCCGAGGCGGCGGTCGCGGCCGACGTCGACGCCATTGTCTTTCTGTCGGTGCGCGACAAGCCGCCCCTCGTTCCCTACGCGTTCCTGTCGGCCAAGCGCCGGGCCGAGCGGGCCCTTCGCGAAGACCACCCTTCGCTCCGGACCGTGACGCTCCGCCCCAATCTCGTCTACGGAGCCCGCAAGACGGGCACGCCGACGCTCGCCGCCGTCCTCCATCAGGCCCAGGGCATGCGGCCCCACCCGTACGCCACGGCCGAGGGCCGGCCGCTGCCCGTTGAGTTCGTGGCGGCGGCCGCCGTCCAGGCCGCCGTGACCCCCACGGTGGAGGGCACCCTCACGGTGCCCCAGATCGACGACATCGGGCGCACGAGCGGGCTCGTCGACCCAAACGCCGCATCCACGCCCTCCCTCACGCCCCTGGTGGTGGGCCTGGGCGGCACCGCTCTGGGGGCCTGGCTCCTCCGCCGGTGGCGGGCCTCGTAG